The Clarias gariepinus isolate MV-2021 ecotype Netherlands chromosome 4, CGAR_prim_01v2, whole genome shotgun sequence genome window below encodes:
- the LOC128520181 gene encoding tumor necrosis factor receptor superfamily member 5-like, with amino-acid sequence MTCTEDKFEHDNTCCDKCPEGTHVSKYCTPSSPTECTQCNNGYYTENKNYVNSCLKCSTSCNSDGQVVKKDCTLTSDRTCGCKDDHYCTIKSVKFEDHCGKCEAFNRCEPGYGVSVPPNETQNTECEPCPAGTFNNKTDYHTPCYNHTRCADLGRVELTAGTETADATCGGFSPVCSWVVPASLWAGLTLTIIVVIIGVMCVKCKRRRKAVITVASSEQFISPVLPPDVIKHPRSPQIETITYNSKPCAEEHECSLECDGISVTADSEKRGAFSIPDTCMMFMSDPYKSEPQEDDWP; translated from the exons ATGACCTGTACCGAAGACAAGTTTGAACACGACAATACCTGCTGCGATAAATGTCCAGAAG gGACACATGTTTCAAAGTACTGTACACCAAGTTCACCAACAGAGTGTACACAGTGTAATAATGGCTACTACACCGAGAATAAGAATTATGTGAATTCATGTTTAAAGTGCAGTACCTCATGTAACTCTG ACGGTCAAGTGGTAAAGAAGGACTGTACATTAACAAGTGACCGAACATGTGGGTGTAAAGATGACCACTACTGTACcattaaaagtgtaaaatttgaAGATCACTGTGGGAAATGTGAGGCATTCAACCGCTGCGAACCAGGATATGGAGTTTCTGTTCCAC CCAACGAAACACAGAACACAGAGTGTGAGCCCTGTCCAGCAGGAACCTTCAACAACAAGACGGATTATCACACACCATGTTACAATCACACAAG ATGTGCCGATTTGGGTCGTGTGGAGTTAACAGCTGGAACAGAAACAGCAGATGCTACATGTGGAGGTTTTTCTCCTG TTTGTTCTTGGGTGGTTCCTGCTAGTTTGTGGGCGGGGCTAACCCTGACCATCATCGTCGTTATTATTGGAGTTATGTGTGTGAAGTGTAAGCGCAGAAGAAAAGCAG TGATTACAGTGGCAAGTTCAGAGCAATTCATCTCACCAGTTCTTCCTCCAGACGTCATCAAACATCCGAGAAGCCCACAGATAGAGACGATCACTTACaaca gtaagCCGTGTGCTGAGGAACACGAGTGCTCTCTCGAGTGTGACGGCATCTCTGTGACCGCGGATTCGGAGAAGCGTGGCGCGTTCTCCATCCCGGACACGTGCATGATGTTCATGAGCGATCCCTACAAGTCTGAGCCGCAGGAGGACGACTGGCCCTGA